In the genome of Gadus chalcogrammus isolate NIFS_2021 chromosome 21, NIFS_Gcha_1.0, whole genome shotgun sequence, one region contains:
- the rpf2 gene encoding ribosome production factor 2 homolog, with amino-acid sequence MTQLDNVTRPKSQRSKRFLEGRAPKIAENVKNAMIMKGGNTSETITNALKDLYALKKPNAVLYKKKNITRPFEDSTSLEFFSKKTDCSLFVFGSHNKKRPNNLIFGRLFDFHVLDMMELGIEKYTGLMDFKNSKCPEGTKPMLVFAGDAFDVDHELRRLKSLFIDFFRGMAVPAVRLAGLEHILHITALEDKIYLRSYRSLLKKSGCRTPRIELEEIGPAFDFVVRRTHMASEDLYKTAHRQPKVLKAGKKKNISHDVFGTKFGRLHMQKQDLGKLQTRKMKGLRKRRGPVPAEGEETEAKAPKTESADPDPTQS; translated from the exons ATGACACAACTAGACAACGTGAC gaggCCCAAGTCTCAGCGCTCCAAGCGTTTCCTGGAGGGCCGGGCGCCGAAGATAGCAGAGAACGTGAAGAACGCCATGATCATGAAGGGAGGAAACACCAGCGAGACCATCACCAACGCCCTCAAAGACCTG TATGCTCTGAAGAAGCCCAACGCAGTCCTCTACAAAAA GAAGAACATCACACGGCCTTTCGAAGACTCCACATCGCTG GAGTTCTTCTCCAAGAAGACGGACTGCTCTCTCTTCGTCTTCGGGTCTCATAACAAGAAGAGACCAAACAACTTGATATTCG GGCGTCTGTTCGATTTCCACGTGCTGGACATGATGGAGCTCGGCATTGAGAAGTACACCGGCCTCATGGACTTCAAG AACAGCAAGTGTCCCGAGGGGACCAAGCCCATGCTGGTGTTCGCCGGCGACGCCTTCGACGTGGACCACGAGCTCCGGCGCCTCAAGAGCTTATTCATCG ACTTCTTCAGAGGCATGGCGGTACCGGCCGTGAGACTGGCTGGCCTGGAGCACATCCTGCACATCACAGCCCTGGAGGACAAGATCTACCTGCGGAGCTACAG GTCTCTGCTGAAGAAGTCCGGCTGCCGCACGCCTCGCATCGAGCTGGAGGAGATCGGACCAGCGTTTGACTTTGTGGTGAGAAGGACCCACATGGCGTCTGAAGACCTGTACAAGACGGCCCACCGGCAGCCCAAGGTTCTGAAG GCTGGTAAGAAGAAGAACATCTCCCACGACGTCTTCGGCACCAAGTTCGGTCGTCTGCACATGCAGAAGCAGGATCTCGGCAAGCTGCAGACCCGCAAGATGAAGggactgaggaagaggaggggtccTGTACCGGCAGAGGGCGAGGAGACAGAAGCTAAAGCCCCCAAAACAGAGAGtgctgaccctgaccctacccAGTCCTAA
- the slc16a10 gene encoding monocarboxylate transporter 10 yields MTEEKEKEEKQEEHGPETGCEEPAEADTESPVGAEEESPLREEKRENGEGRCELQEPPAEGDAEPEFVHPEGGWGWVVMLAAMWCNGSVFGIQNAFGILFLSLLREFGSEDDDDLRFKTAWVGSLSMGMIFFCSPIVSVFTDILGCRITAVGGAAVGFIGLFASSFVTSLGPLYFTYGVVFACGCSFAYQPSLVILGHYFKKRLGLVNGIVTAGSSIFTITLPLVLSRLLESAGLQYTMRMLSVLMFILMLAGLTYRPLLPAKPRPSHPGSRCPPFKQVFNFNIWRSLGYRIWAFGIPAALYGYFVPYVHLMKHVEERFGADANKEVLLMCIGVTSGVGRLIFGRVADYVEGVNKVYLQVSSFLVIGLMSMMIPLCNVFGGLIAVCLLMGLFDGCFICIMAPIAFELVGSDNVSQAIGFLLGLMSVPMTVGPPIAGFLRDRLQNYDVAFYLAGIPPLVGGAVLCLIPWVERRRHQKEHEVNMKMLDKKSNQAVC; encoded by the exons ATGaccgaggagaaggagaaggaggagaagcaggaggagcacGGGCCGGAGACGGGATGCGAGGAACCCGCAGAAGCCGACACGGAGAGCCCGGTGGGAGCCGAGGAGGAATCGCCGCTGCGGGAGGAGAAGCGGGAGAACGGAGAGGGGAGGTGCGAGCTCCAGGAGCCCCCGGCCGAGGGGGACGCCGAGCCCGAGTTCGTCCACCCGGAGGGCGGATGGGGCTGGGTGGTCATGCTGGCTGCCATGTGGTGCAACGGCTCCGTGTTCGGCATCCAGAACGCCTTCGGGATCCTGTTCCTGTCGCTGCTGCGGGAGTTCGGCTCTGAGGATGACGATGACCTCCGCTTCAAGACAG CCTGGGTGGGCTCCCTCTCCATGGGGATGATCTTCTTCTGCTCGCCCATCGTCAGCGTGTTCACCGACATCCTGGGCTGCCGGATCACGGCCGTGGGCGGGGCCGCCGTGGGCTTCATCGGTCTATTCGCCAGTTCCTTCGTCAC TTCCCTGGGCCCGCTGTACTTCACCTACGGCGTAGTGTTTGCGTGCGGCTGCTCCTTCGCCTACCAGCCCAGCCTGGTGATCCTGGGCCACTACTTCAAGAAGCGTCTGGGGCTAGTGAACGGCATCGTGACGGCCGGCAGCTCCATCTTCACCATCACGCTGCCGCTGGTGCTGTCGCGCCTGCTGGAGTCGGCCGGCCTGCAGTACACCATGAGGATGCTCAGCGTCCTCATGTTCATCCTCATGCTGGCCGGACTCACCTACAGGCCCCTCCTCCCcgccaagccccgcccctcgcACCCGGGCAGCCGCTGCCCCCCCTTCAAACAGGTgttcaacttcaacatctggCGGTCGCTAGGTTACCGCATCTGGGCGTTCGGCATCCCGGCAGCGCTCTACGGGTACTTTGTGCCGTATGTGCACCTg ATGAAGCACGTGGAGGAGCGGTTTGGCGCCGACGCCAACAAGGAGGTGCTGCTGATGTGCATCGGGGTCACCTCCGGGGTCGGACGCCTCATCTTCGGCCGCGTCGCCGACTACGTGGAGGGGGTGAACAAAGTGTACCTCCAG GTGTCGTCGTTCCTGGTCATCGGCCTCATGTCCATGATGATCCCTCTGTGTAACGTGTTTGGCGGGCTGATCGCCGTCTGCCTCCTGATGGGGCTGTTCGACGGCTGCTTCATCTGCATCATGGCCCCCATCGCCTTCGAGCTGGTGGGCTCGGACAACGTCTCCCAGGCCATCGGCTTCCTGCTTGGCCTCATGTCTGTTCCCATGACCGTCGGACCCCCCATCGCTG GCTTCCTGAGGGACCGCCTGCAGAACTACGACGTGGCGTTCTACCTGGCAGGGATCCCGCCCCTGGTGGGCGGGGCGGTGCTCTGCCTCATCCCCTGGGTGGAGCGGCGCCGCCACCAGAAGGAGCACGAGGTCAACATGAAGATGCTGGACAAGAAGAGCAACCAGGCCGTCTGCTAG
- the amd1 gene encoding S-adenosylmethionine decarboxylase proenzyme translates to MEENGAHFFEGTEKLLEVWFTRQDEAKGTGDLRTIPRFEWDKLLENVHCLIISVTKTDRQEAYILSESSMFVSKRRFILKTCGTTLLLQALVPLLEVARQYCGFDAIKNFFYSRKNFMKPTQQEFPHRNFQEEVDFLAQIFPNGAPYCMGRLNSDCWYLFTLDLPEFWENKHADQTLEVLMSDLDPAIMDLFYMKDGVSANDVTRMSGIRDLIPGSVIDATMFNPCGYSMNGMKTDGTYWTIHITPEPEFSYVSFETNLSQTSYDDLVRKVVDVFKPGKFVTTLFVNQTSKCRSVFSSAQKLEGFRRMDRQLAQFNDYNFVFTSYVKNHNQQS, encoded by the exons ATGGAGGAGAACGGTGCACACTTCTTCGAGGGGACGGAGAAGCTGCTGGAGGTGTGGTTCACCCGGCAGGACGAGGCCAAGGGGACCGGCGACCTCCGCACCATCCCGAG GTTTGAGTGGGACAAGCTTCTGGAGAATGTGCATTGTTTGATCATTAGTGTGACAAAGACTGACAGACAGGAAGCTTATATACTCAG TGAGAGTAGCATGTTTGTCTCTAAGAGACGGTTCATTTTGAAGACGTGTGGAACCACCCTCTTACTGCAAGCCCTGGTCCCCCTGCTGGAGGTGGCCCGCCAGTACTGCGGCTTCGACGCCATCAAG AACTTCTTCTATTCCCGAAAGAACTTCATGAAGCCCACGCAGCAGGAATTCCCTCATCGTAACTTCCAGGAGGAGGTCGACTTCCTGGCTCAGATCTTCCCAA ACGGAGCTCCCTACTGTATGGGCCGTTTGAATTCTGACTGCTG gtacCTGTTCACCCTGGACCTGCCGGAGTTCTGGGAGAACAAACACGCGGACCAGACCCTGGAGGTTCTGATGAGTGACCTGGACCCAGCCATCATGGACCTGTTCTACATGAAAGACGGGGTTTCTGCTAATGATGTCACTCGT ATGAGTGGAATACGTGACCTGATCCCAGGTTCAGTGATTGACGCCACGATGTTTAACCCTTGTGGCTACTCCATGAATGGAATGAAAACGGAC GGTACCTACTGGACCATCCACATCACTCCAGAGCCAGAGTTCTCCTACGTCAGCTTCGAGACCAACCTCTCCCAAACGTCCTACGATGACCTCGTCCGCAAGGTCGTGGACGTCTTTAAACCTGGAAAATTCGTCACAACGCTTTTTGTGAATCAG ACCTCCAAGTGTCGCAGTGTGTTCTCCTCGGCCCAGAAGCTGGAGGGCTTCCGCCGCATGGACCGCCAGCTGGCCCAATTCAACGACTACAACTTCGTCTTTACTAGTTACGTGAAAAACCACAACCAGCAGAGCtga